ACGACCAAACGCCAGCTCGATTAACTTATTGGTAAACTCAAAATCGAGATGAAATTCAATACGACATGCTTCATGACTCAGTGGCGTAAACTTCCATCCGCCAATGAGTTTCTTGAACGGGCCGTCGACCAGATGCATCAGGATGCTCTGGTTACTGGTCAATTGATTGCGCGTGGTGAACGTTTTGCTAATCCCTGCTTTCGAGACATCCACAGCCGCGGTCATCTGTCCCGGAGTTGACTCCAGCACACGGCTACCGGTGCAACCCGGTAAAAACTGGGGATAGGATTTAACATCATTCACTAGCTGATACATCTGTTCCGCACTGTAAGGCACTAAAGCGGTCCGGCTAATCTGAGGCATAACAATTTCCATCAATATCAATCACACAAATAATACCATTTATCCCCCGCTAAAAAAAACGCTATAGCCTAACTCGTGCTAAGATAGCGCCTTGCGCCCCGCTGGATGAAATGGGGTGTTTTTCGATTCCAGATTACCTATACTGAGCGGCATTATG
This window of the Citrobacter freundii ATCC 8090 = MTCC 1658 = NBRC 12681 genome carries:
- the ratA gene encoding type II toxin-antitoxin system toxin RatA, whose translation is MPQISRTALVPYSAEQMYQLVNDVKSYPQFLPGCTGSRVLESTPGQMTAAVDVSKAGISKTFTTRNQLTSNQSILMHLVDGPFKKLIGGWKFTPLSHEACRIEFHLDFEFTNKLIELAFGRIFKELASNMVQAFTVRAKEVYSVSVG